From one Haloferax marinisediminis genomic stretch:
- a CDS encoding DUF7123 family protein, translated as MSVTVSPSTDGSSKEDRLKQYLIDRAKDGEMYFKSKFIADDVGLSPKEIGALMVKLRDSATELTIEKWSYTSATTWRVESA; from the coding sequence ATGAGCGTTACAGTATCCCCCTCCACCGATGGTAGCTCGAAGGAAGACCGTCTCAAGCAGTATCTGATCGACCGTGCAAAAGACGGAGAGATGTACTTCAAGAGCAAATTCATCGCCGACGACGTCGGTCTGTCCCCCAAAGAGATCGGCGCGCTGATGGTCAAACTCCGTGACTCCGCCACCGAGCTGACCATCGAGAAGTGGTCGTACACGAGTGCGACCACGTGGCGTGTCGAGTCTGCCTGA
- a CDS encoding site-2 protease family protein, with protein MNTLLWILAGFIAYSLLAALLRTRGILPEYVRVQGPLTTVHTRRGRELLDTLAEPKRFWRAWSNIGLGIALVIMVGTFVLLVYQAVLIVQNPPAPSQVNQPQNFLVIPGVNDFLPLSVAPEILFGLLIGLVVHEGGHGILSRVEGIDVESMGIVLLTILPVGAFVEPSEESQRRADRGGKSRMFAAGVTNNFAVTFVAFALLFGPVIGSISVAPGIAVAGAYAGSPADAAGISGGDRVTAIDGTSVNTTQELDAALLAADDRTVTVELDGERTTSVQRGLIVAGSVAGNPANLTVESGSDPIRVTAVNGTPVYTRAGFEEAVGDSRFARLETSAGERTIPIGAYITNIAEDQPLYNATGAAAPVIITSFDGKRITSSTELQVALDATTPGQTVSVEVYQDGAFQTVDVTLGENPQDGNGFLGVNIFDGTSGLLLTDFGTQAYPAGTYLSLLGGDGGDGAGGLGNAFGGSPLQLVYVSLLLPLASVVLGIPNFPGFTGDVINFYQVGGPFGFLGGGVFILANVLFWTAWINLQLGLFNCIPGYPLDGGRILRTGAEAIVSRLPVDDRHTLVRTITTSIGLTMLASLLLMIFGPTLLGG; from the coding sequence ATGAATACGCTGCTGTGGATCCTCGCCGGATTCATCGCCTACTCTCTCCTCGCGGCGCTGTTGCGTACCCGTGGGATTCTCCCCGAGTACGTCCGCGTCCAGGGCCCACTCACGACGGTTCACACCCGTCGAGGACGTGAGTTACTCGACACACTCGCCGAACCCAAACGGTTCTGGCGTGCGTGGAGTAACATCGGCCTCGGTATCGCCCTCGTGATAATGGTCGGGACGTTCGTCCTTCTGGTCTATCAGGCCGTCCTCATCGTCCAGAACCCCCCCGCGCCCTCACAAGTCAACCAACCACAGAACTTCCTCGTCATCCCCGGCGTCAACGACTTCCTCCCGCTGTCTGTCGCGCCGGAGATTCTCTTCGGCCTCCTCATCGGACTCGTCGTCCACGAGGGTGGCCACGGTATCCTCAGTCGCGTCGAAGGCATCGACGTGGAGTCGATGGGCATCGTCCTCCTGACGATTCTCCCCGTCGGCGCGTTCGTCGAACCGTCCGAAGAGAGTCAACGCCGCGCCGACCGAGGTGGAAAATCTCGCATGTTCGCCGCTGGCGTGACCAACAACTTCGCGGTCACCTTCGTCGCGTTCGCGTTGCTGTTCGGTCCGGTCATCGGGTCGATTTCTGTCGCACCGGGAATCGCAGTTGCCGGCGCGTACGCAGGCTCACCCGCCGACGCCGCAGGCATCAGCGGTGGCGACAGAGTGACCGCAATCGACGGCACATCGGTCAACACGACACAGGAACTCGATGCGGCCCTGCTCGCTGCCGACGACCGAACTGTGACGGTGGAACTCGACGGTGAACGAACCACGTCGGTCCAACGTGGACTCATCGTCGCCGGGTCTGTCGCCGGCAACCCGGCCAATCTCACCGTCGAGTCGGGAAGCGACCCGATTCGTGTGACTGCAGTCAACGGGACGCCCGTCTACACGCGTGCTGGCTTCGAGGAAGCCGTCGGTGACTCGCGGTTCGCCCGTCTCGAAACGTCGGCCGGCGAGCGGACCATCCCCATCGGCGCGTACATCACGAACATCGCCGAAGACCAACCCCTCTACAACGCGACGGGGGCGGCGGCACCAGTCATCATCACGAGTTTCGACGGAAAGCGAATCACGTCGTCGACCGAGTTACAGGTCGCACTCGATGCGACTACCCCCGGACAGACCGTCTCCGTCGAAGTGTACCAGGACGGTGCGTTCCAGACGGTCGACGTGACGCTCGGTGAGAACCCACAGGACGGAAACGGGTTCCTCGGTGTCAACATCTTCGACGGGACGAGTGGGCTTCTCCTGACGGACTTCGGGACCCAAGCGTACCCCGCCGGGACGTATCTCTCGCTCCTCGGCGGTGACGGCGGCGACGGTGCCGGTGGCCTCGGCAACGCCTTCGGTGGGTCACCCCTCCAACTCGTCTACGTCTCGCTTCTGTTACCGCTCGCGTCCGTCGTCCTCGGGATTCCGAACTTCCCCGGGTTCACAGGCGACGTCATCAACTTCTACCAAGTGGGCGGTCCCTTCGGGTTCCTCGGCGGCGGTGTCTTCATCCTCGCCAACGTCCTGTTCTGGACGGCGTGGATTAACCTCCAACTGGGTCTGTTCAACTGTATCCCGGGCTACCCACTCGACGGTGGACGCATCCTCCGGACCGGGGCGGAAGCCATCGTCTCGCGGCTCCCGGTGGACGACCGGCACACGCTGGTCCGAACCATCACCACGTCCATCGGGTTGACGATGCTCGCGTCGCTCTTGCTCATGATATTCGGCCCGACGCTTCTCGGCGGATAA
- a CDS encoding type II CAAX prenyl endopeptidase Rce1 family protein — translation MASESTLQRQVSRFATGTAWTPRDTLFVALGVYVLWVVATFVFEGRIQTLLRPDATLDRLVYAVVANLVVGTVLALWVVRRIVGAGVVDPTRAGFRSVLRTASAVVLTGILGGVLYVVGNPPSTDPMVVANVFAQVFPTSIAEVVVCWVLVGATVEALLRARGSNKYVAIAAALVTASVLFGVYHVAHSPPFNTLPQVALLTVVGVVTSLVYFAVRDVYATIVFHTLLALAGVTQSLADAGRLGTFTEPIVPLFAVALVALAVLVASDSGLVRRASVEPQV, via the coding sequence ATGGCTTCCGAATCGACACTCCAGCGGCAAGTATCGCGGTTCGCGACGGGAACTGCGTGGACACCACGAGACACCCTGTTCGTCGCGTTGGGTGTCTATGTGCTCTGGGTCGTCGCGACGTTCGTCTTCGAAGGGCGAATCCAGACGCTCCTCCGACCAGACGCGACGCTCGACAGGTTGGTGTACGCCGTCGTGGCGAACCTCGTCGTCGGCACAGTCCTCGCGCTGTGGGTTGTTCGGCGAATCGTCGGAGCAGGCGTCGTCGACCCAACACGGGCAGGGTTCCGGTCAGTCCTGCGAACTGCCAGCGCTGTCGTCCTCACCGGTATCCTCGGCGGGGTACTGTACGTCGTGGGGAACCCACCGTCGACGGACCCGATGGTCGTCGCGAACGTCTTTGCTCAGGTGTTCCCGACCTCTATCGCGGAGGTCGTCGTCTGTTGGGTGCTCGTTGGAGCAACCGTCGAAGCACTTCTCCGCGCTCGTGGGTCGAACAAGTACGTGGCAATCGCGGCCGCGCTCGTGACCGCGAGTGTCCTCTTCGGCGTCTACCACGTCGCGCACAGTCCACCGTTCAATACGCTCCCACAGGTTGCGTTACTCACCGTCGTCGGCGTCGTCACGAGTCTCGTGTACTTCGCCGTCCGAGACGTGTACGCGACAATCGTCTTCCACACACTGTTAGCCCTGGCCGGTGTCACGCAATCGCTCGCTGACGCTGGTCGCCTCGGGACGTTCACCGAACCAATCGTTCCGCTGTTCGCCGTAGCGCTCGTGGCACTCGCGGTGCTCGTCGCTTCCGACAGTGGTCTGGTCCGACGTGCGTCGGTCGAACCGCAGGTGTGA
- a CDS encoding site-2 protease family protein has product MEQFESADGPPVEALRAVFDVHETRTDGERLVYYGESLVPEQMLVREVWPAFRQAGYEVQAQTTGFGGTDVVVAEPISTGVDGIPWKNVALFVATIVSTLFVGAVGWYYVPLSDLTANPLLALQAWPFTAAVLGVLSVHELGHYLMGKYHGVNVSLPYLIPFIFPFGTLGAIIRMRGQMPDRKALFDIGVAGPLAGLAATIVVTVIGLSLEPMTVPAWAFSSSSDVIIFNNPPLLDAIATILGRPTEYPDPRTVVHPVVIGGWVGMFFTVLNLLPVGQLDGGHMVRAMLGERQESLAAAVPLVLFGIAGYLHYVRGLGINESVGLWFFWGLLSTFIAYNGPADPVDETPLGTGRIAVGLFTFALGAACFLLVPIQVIPG; this is encoded by the coding sequence ATGGAACAGTTCGAATCGGCGGACGGACCGCCGGTCGAGGCCCTCCGTGCTGTCTTCGACGTCCACGAGACACGGACCGACGGTGAGCGACTGGTCTACTACGGTGAGTCGCTCGTTCCGGAACAGATGTTAGTCCGTGAGGTGTGGCCGGCGTTCCGTCAGGCCGGATACGAAGTCCAAGCACAGACGACTGGGTTCGGCGGGACAGACGTCGTCGTCGCCGAACCCATCTCGACCGGTGTCGACGGCATTCCGTGGAAGAACGTCGCCCTCTTCGTCGCGACGATCGTCTCGACGCTGTTCGTCGGTGCGGTGGGATGGTACTACGTTCCGCTGTCAGACCTCACCGCCAACCCGCTTCTCGCGCTCCAGGCGTGGCCCTTCACGGCTGCGGTCCTCGGTGTCCTCTCGGTTCACGAACTCGGCCACTATCTGATGGGGAAGTACCACGGCGTCAACGTCTCGCTTCCCTACCTCATCCCGTTCATCTTCCCGTTCGGGACGCTGGGTGCTATCATTCGCATGCGCGGGCAGATGCCAGACCGGAAGGCCCTGTTCGACATCGGCGTCGCGGGGCCTCTCGCCGGACTCGCGGCGACCATCGTCGTCACCGTCATCGGCCTCTCGCTCGAACCGATGACGGTTCCAGCGTGGGCGTTCTCCAGTTCGAGCGACGTCATCATCTTCAACAACCCACCGCTGTTGGACGCTATCGCGACGATACTCGGTCGCCCGACGGAGTACCCCGACCCACGAACTGTCGTCCACCCCGTCGTCATCGGTGGATGGGTGGGGATGTTCTTCACCGTCCTCAACTTGCTCCCAGTCGGCCAACTCGACGGTGGACACATGGTCCGCGCGATGCTCGGTGAGCGTCAGGAGTCACTCGCTGCGGCCGTCCCCCTCGTCTTGTTCGGTATCGCCGGCTACCTCCACTACGTCCGCGGCCTCGGTATCAACGAGTCAGTCGGCCTCTGGTTCTTCTGGGGTCTCCTCTCGACGTTCATCGCCTACAACGGCCCTGCAGACCCGGTCGACGAGACACCACTCGGGACGGGACGAATCGCTGTCGGGTTGTTTACGTTCGCCCTCGGTGCGGCGTGCTTCCTGCTCGTTCCGATTCAAGTGATTCCGGGGTAA
- the thiL gene encoding thiamine-phosphate kinase has product MDERTALRLLAADLPGAGDDAAIVDGLVVTTDMLHETTDFPPGTTRYTAGWRSVGASLSDVAAMGATATCAVAVYAAAELDETELGDFVQGARDVCEAVSAEYVGGDLDTHREFTAVSTAIGRTDDPVLRSGARPGDCLCVTGELGRSAAAVRLFEAGETDRANDLFRFTPRVAAGVRLRESATAMMDSSDGLARSVHQLAEASDCGFELDWDALPVHEAVEDVATDDTERRELAAYFGEDFELVFTIPETELDAVRDDVDVPLTVVGQVTAESDIVADGEPLPDRGYTHGGD; this is encoded by the coding sequence ATGGACGAGCGCACCGCCCTCCGACTGCTCGCCGCGGACCTCCCCGGCGCGGGTGACGACGCTGCAATCGTAGATGGTCTCGTCGTCACGACAGACATGCTTCACGAGACCACTGACTTCCCCCCCGGGACGACGCGATACACTGCGGGGTGGCGGTCGGTTGGCGCGTCGCTCTCGGACGTGGCTGCGATGGGGGCGACAGCAACCTGTGCGGTCGCCGTCTACGCCGCCGCTGAACTCGACGAGACGGAACTCGGTGACTTCGTGCAGGGTGCCCGTGACGTGTGTGAGGCAGTCTCGGCGGAGTACGTCGGTGGCGACCTCGACACGCATCGTGAGTTCACGGCGGTCAGTACGGCGATTGGCCGCACAGACGACCCGGTTCTTCGCTCCGGCGCACGGCCGGGTGACTGTCTCTGTGTAACTGGCGAACTGGGGCGGTCGGCCGCTGCCGTGCGATTGTTCGAGGCGGGCGAGACTGACCGCGCCAACGACCTGTTCCGATTCACGCCGCGTGTCGCTGCGGGTGTCAGACTTCGAGAGTCGGCGACTGCGATGATGGACTCCAGTGACGGGTTGGCCCGCTCGGTCCACCAACTCGCCGAAGCGAGCGACTGCGGGTTCGAACTCGACTGGGACGCCCTTCCAGTTCACGAGGCGGTCGAGGACGTCGCTACCGACGACACCGAGAGACGAGAACTCGCTGCGTACTTCGGAGAGGATTTCGAACTCGTGTTCACCATCCCAGAAACCGAACTCGATGCTGTCCGCGACGACGTCGACGTTCCGCTCACCGTGGTGGGACAGGTGACGGCCGAGTCCGACATCGTCGCCGACGGGGAACCGCTCCCGGACCGTGGATACACCCACGGCGGCGACTGA
- a CDS encoding molybdopterin synthase produces the protein MHVLGVVGPGATVLCERLAPHLDGRVATVESLPRNAAESDAPDSVDGAYGLAPEGNWVGAGENRDLDSLLDELSSRYDYALLSGFPDAHVPTLSLGDVEAANVVVEAEATNEVDLDKLAVDIDSFEPHITLGSLVEQVKSDPQAEYSGAIATFTGRVRAKDSEDDSPTTSLEFEKYDGVAEAKMATISEELEDREGVYRVLMYHRVGVIGDGEDIVFVVVLAGHRTEAFRTVEDGINRLKDEVPIFKKETTVDEEFWVHDR, from the coding sequence ATGCACGTACTTGGCGTGGTCGGTCCGGGCGCGACCGTCCTCTGTGAACGACTCGCCCCCCATCTGGATGGGCGCGTCGCGACCGTCGAATCGCTCCCGCGCAACGCGGCAGAGTCAGACGCACCCGACTCAGTCGACGGTGCGTACGGACTCGCACCCGAAGGAAACTGGGTCGGTGCAGGTGAGAACCGTGACCTCGACAGCCTGCTCGACGAACTGTCGTCTCGCTACGACTACGCGCTTCTCTCTGGATTCCCCGACGCGCACGTCCCGACACTCTCTCTCGGTGACGTTGAAGCAGCGAACGTCGTCGTGGAGGCAGAAGCCACGAACGAGGTCGACCTCGACAAACTCGCGGTCGACATCGACTCCTTCGAGCCCCACATAACACTCGGCTCGCTCGTCGAGCAAGTGAAATCCGACCCACAAGCGGAGTACTCCGGTGCGATTGCGACGTTCACTGGACGCGTCCGCGCGAAGGATTCCGAAGACGATTCACCGACGACGAGCCTCGAATTCGAGAAGTACGACGGCGTCGCCGAAGCCAAGATGGCGACCATCTCCGAAGAACTCGAAGACCGAGAGGGCGTCTACCGGGTCCTCATGTACCACCGAGTCGGCGTCATCGGAGACGGCGAAGATATCGTGTTCGTCGTCGTGCTCGCAGGACACAGGACAGAAGCGTTCAGAACCGTCGAAGACGGCATCAACCGATTGAAAGACGAAGTGCCGATATTCAAGAAGGAGACGACCGTCGACGAGGAGTTCTGGGTGCACGACCGCTGA
- the pyrH gene encoding UMP kinase, giving the protein MRVVISIGGSVLAPDLDPQRVEAHASVVESLAREGCEIGAVVGGGGVARDYIGAARELGANEVQLDQIGIDVTRINARLLIAALGSQVDPKVAHDYEDAGDAIRRGDISVMGGVMPGQTTDAVAAAFAEYVDADLLIYATSVDGVFSADPKSDPDATKFEEMTAGELVDVIGDIEMNAGSSAPVDLLAAKLIERAKMRTIVLDGTDPSRVEPAVLRGEHSGTDIIPEGGDEPTYWAQ; this is encoded by the coding sequence ATGAGAGTCGTCATCTCCATCGGCGGAAGCGTACTCGCGCCGGACCTCGACCCACAGCGTGTAGAAGCCCACGCGTCTGTCGTTGAGTCTCTTGCACGAGAGGGGTGTGAAATCGGTGCAGTCGTCGGCGGCGGCGGTGTCGCGCGTGACTACATCGGTGCGGCCCGTGAACTCGGTGCGAACGAGGTTCAACTCGACCAAATCGGCATCGACGTGACCCGAATCAACGCCCGTCTGCTCATCGCAGCGCTCGGGTCGCAGGTCGACCCGAAGGTCGCCCACGACTACGAAGACGCGGGCGACGCCATCCGCCGCGGCGACATCTCCGTGATGGGCGGCGTCATGCCCGGCCAGACGACGGACGCTGTCGCGGCCGCCTTCGCAGAGTACGTCGACGCCGACTTGCTCATCTACGCAACCAGCGTCGACGGCGTGTTCAGCGCCGACCCGAAGAGCGACCCCGACGCGACGAAGTTCGAGGAGATGACTGCGGGAGAACTCGTCGACGTCATCGGTGACATCGAGATGAACGCCGGGTCGTCCGCGCCGGTCGACCTCCTCGCCGCGAAACTCATCGAACGGGCGAAGATGCGCACCATCGTCCTCGACGGAACCGACCCGTCTCGCGTCGAACCTGCAGTCCTTCGTGGCGAGCACTCTGGGACGGACATCATCCCCGAAGGCGGCGACGAACCGACGTACTGGGCCCAGTGA
- the lysS gene encoding lysine--tRNA ligase codes for MTADEAPSTDAFDSAGESSDGHRDFWADDVADEIEARDPEEPIVIKGGVSPSGVAHLGNFNEIIRGYFVAEVLRERGHEVRQVFTSDDKDPLRKLPRKLADEDGNIVGLGEVDAGALGRNLGKPYTSIPDPFGEEESYAAHFAALLKADADRLDIPVEMISNTEMYADGDFDPVVEHVLDNIDTAREVLSKYQSKVDEDYVPFNPVCEECGKITETISSVDVDAGTVDYVCTDMTVGDNTIDGCGHEGTATFREGKLPWRFEWPGQWQVLGVDFEPFGKDHAEGSWPSGDDIARNVLGIEPPVPMVYEWFTLNGKALSSSAGNIVTVSEMLELLEPEVLRYFFALNPRKARDLDLTRLDQLVDDFDRFERAYFGEVDDENLTRFAKRAYPFVVDEVREDCIRLPYTFAAVLGMTDDEELREQMAKNEGFFDDDTPEDVVEEALARVERARNWAEKMDNQYNYRLQVDLPEFDFDPAVEAALDELADFVEENHDGEAIQGEIYETARRNDIEMGDFFAAGYRLFFDATQGPRLGEFLGELEQDFVVTRLRREA; via the coding sequence ATGACGGCAGACGAAGCTCCTTCCACCGACGCCTTCGACAGCGCGGGCGAGTCGAGTGACGGCCACCGCGACTTCTGGGCGGACGACGTCGCAGACGAAATCGAAGCACGAGACCCCGAGGAACCAATCGTCATCAAAGGCGGCGTCTCGCCGTCTGGTGTCGCCCACCTCGGCAACTTCAACGAGATTATCCGTGGCTACTTCGTCGCCGAAGTGCTCCGCGAACGCGGCCACGAAGTTCGGCAGGTCTTCACGAGTGACGACAAAGACCCACTCCGCAAACTCCCCCGAAAACTCGCCGACGAAGACGGCAACATCGTCGGTCTCGGTGAGGTCGACGCCGGCGCTCTCGGGCGAAATCTCGGCAAGCCGTACACGTCGATTCCGGACCCGTTCGGTGAAGAGGAGTCGTACGCGGCCCACTTCGCCGCCCTGCTGAAGGCCGACGCCGACCGCCTCGACATCCCCGTCGAGATGATTTCGAACACCGAGATGTACGCCGACGGCGACTTCGACCCTGTCGTCGAACACGTCCTCGACAACATCGACACCGCGCGCGAGGTCCTCTCGAAGTACCAGTCGAAGGTCGACGAGGACTACGTCCCGTTCAACCCGGTCTGTGAGGAGTGCGGGAAGATTACCGAGACCATCTCCTCGGTCGACGTGGACGCCGGTACCGTCGACTACGTCTGTACCGACATGACCGTCGGCGACAACACCATCGACGGGTGTGGCCACGAGGGAACCGCGACGTTCCGCGAGGGCAAGCTCCCGTGGCGCTTCGAGTGGCCCGGTCAGTGGCAGGTCCTCGGTGTCGACTTCGAGCCGTTCGGCAAGGACCACGCCGAAGGGTCGTGGCCCTCTGGTGACGACATCGCACGCAACGTCCTCGGAATCGAACCGCCGGTTCCGATGGTCTACGAGTGGTTCACGCTCAACGGGAAGGCACTGTCGTCCTCGGCAGGAAACATCGTCACCGTCTCGGAGATGCTCGAACTGCTCGAACCCGAGGTCCTGCGGTACTTCTTCGCGCTCAACCCGCGGAAGGCCCGCGACCTCGACCTCACCCGTCTCGACCAGTTGGTCGACGACTTCGACCGCTTCGAACGCGCGTACTTCGGCGAGGTCGACGACGAGAACCTGACGCGGTTCGCCAAGCGAGCGTACCCGTTCGTCGTCGACGAAGTGCGCGAAGACTGCATCCGTCTTCCCTACACGTTCGCGGCCGTCCTCGGGATGACCGACGACGAGGAACTCCGCGAGCAGATGGCCAAAAACGAGGGCTTCTTCGACGACGACACGCCGGAAGACGTGGTCGAAGAGGCGCTCGCGCGGGTCGAACGCGCCCGCAACTGGGCGGAGAAGATGGACAACCAGTACAACTACCGTCTGCAGGTCGACCTCCCCGAGTTCGACTTCGACCCCGCAGTCGAGGCGGCACTCGACGAACTGGCCGACTTCGTCGAGGAGAACCACGACGGCGAGGCGATTCAGGGCGAAATCTACGAGACCGCCCGCCGCAACGACATCGAGATGGGCGACTTCTTCGCCGCTGGCTACCGCCTGTTCTTCGACGCGACGCAAGGCCCGCGTCTCGGCGAGTTCCTCGGCGAGCTCGAACAGGACTTCGTCGTCACGCGCCTCCGCCGCGAGGCGTGA